A stretch of DNA from Micromonospora peucetia:
AGGTGGTCCAGGCGGATGAAGACGCGGTCGTGGACCTCCCAGCTGGCGTGCTGGTCCGGGTGGAGTTCGTCGTGGGTCTGCCCCCTCATGATGCCCTGGCCGAACGTGGTGGAGTGCCCGTCGTGCAGGTGCGGGTCGCTGGTGTAGATGCCTCGGGTGCCGTTGTTCCAGGCGATGGTCATCGAGAGTTGCTCGCCCACGACAGTGCCCGTGACGTTGTCGCATCGGACGTTTCCCGAGTGGCTCGCCGTTCCCCAGACGGTCTGCCCGTCCTGATGCAGCCTGACGTGGGCGATGTAGCCGTTGCTCTGCACGATCTTGAGGTCGCCCTCGACGTTGATCGCGCTGGGGCGGGGCGCGTCGGCCGGCTTGATGTCGCCGTCGCCGCCGCCGTCGCGCCGCACCACCAGGTCGGGCTGGCTGAGCATGTCGCGCTGCGCCACCAGGTCCCCGATGCGCACCGGCCGCTCGGCGCGCGAGAAACGGTCCGTCATGGTCACCAGTCCCCTCGGGGGCGACAGCCGCATCGGGTGTCCCGGCGCCAGGTAACCGCCGCCCAGCTACGACGGACGGTATTGAACGGGCGGTGCCGGGCCCAGCGTTCTGTCGGAACCCCGGCTCCGGCCGGGCGCGGCGCTCGGGACGGTGTCGACGGGCGCCACCCGGCGGCGGATCCGGGCCGGCGGGGCGGGCAGTGCGCGCCGGTCGACCTTGCCGTTCGCGGTCGCGGGCAACTCCGGCAGGACCACGTACCGCAGCGGCACCATGTGCTCGGGCAACTGTCGTGCCATGAGGGCGCGCAGCGCGGGTTCGGCCACGGCCGCCGGGTCGGCGTCGCGTTCGGGCACCACGTACGCCACCAGGGTCGCCGCGGCGCCCAGGTCGTCGCGCAGCAGCACGACGCTGTTGGCGACGGGTGGGTGCCGGTTGAGCACCGACTCGATCTCACCGAGCTCCACCCGCTGCCCGCGGATCTTCACCTGCGTGTCGATGCGCCCGCCGTAGTGCAGGTGCCCGTCCGGCGACCACCAGGCCAGGTCGCCGGTGCGGTACACCCGCTGCCGCCATCCGGCGACGTCCACCTCGACGAACCGCTCCGCGGTCAGGTCGGGTCGTCCGGCGTACCCCCGGGCCAGGCAGTCCCCGCCGACGACCAGCTCCCCGGGCCGGCCCAGCGGGGCCAGTTCGCCGCGCTCGTCGAGGACGTACGCGGCGACGTTCGTGATCGGCCGGCCGATGGGTACGGTGTCGTCCGGTTCGGGCCGGCGGCACGGCCAGGCGGTGACGTCGATGGCGGCCTCGGTGGGCCCGTACAGGTTGTGCACCTCGACCTGCGGCAGGGCGGCGGTGAGCTTGTTGACCAGCTTCGGCGGCAGCGCCTCCCCGCTGCAGATCACCCGGCGCAGGCCGGTGCAGCGGCCCAGGCCGGCCTCCTCGACGAAGAGGGCGAGCATGGACGGCACGAAGTGCACCGTCGTCACCGACTCGCGGGCGATGACGTCGACCATCTCCTGCGGGTCGCGGTGCGCCTGCGCCTCGGCCGTGACCAGTGTCGCGCCGGTCATGAACGCCCACAGCAGCTCCCACACCGACACGTCGAAGGTGTACGGCGTCTTCAGCAGCACCACGTCGCCGGGACCGACGCGGTACGCGTCGCGCATCCACACCAGCCGGTTGGCCAACGACAGGTGCGTCATCTGCACGCCCTTGGGTGCCCCGGTGGAGCCGGAGGTGAAGATGACGTACGACAGCCCCCGCACCACCTCCTCGGGTGCCCGGTAGTCGCGCCAGTCGACCGGTGCGGCGGGCAGGTCACCGCCCGCCAGTGGCCGTACGGGCACGGACGGCGTGCCGCCGCAGCCCAACGCGGCCCGCCCCGCCTCGTCGGCGAGTACGAGCACAGCGTCGGCCGCGCCGAGCATGAGGTCCAGCCGCAGGCGCGGGTGGGACGGATCCAGCGGCAGGTACGCCCCGCCGGCCAGCAGGACGCCGAGCACCGCGACCACCATCTCGGGGCTCCGCTCGGCGCACAGCCCGACCACCGACCCGGGGCCCACGCCCTCGGCGCGCAGCCGCCCGGCCAACGCCGCCGCCTCGTCCAGGAGTTGGCGGTAGCTGCGGTCCCGTCCGCCGCCGCGCAGCGCCACGGCGTCGGGGGTGCGCTCCGCCTGGCGGCAGATCGTCTCGTGCACGGGCGTGCGCGGCGCGGGGGTCGGCGCGGGGTTGAAGCCGAGCAGTGTCCCGCGTTCGACCGGGCCGACCAGCGCGGCCTCCCGCACCGGCCGGTCCGGATGGGCGGTGAGCCAGGCGCACAGGGTGTCCAGGCGCTCCCGCAGGTACTCGGGATCGCCGTGGTAGCGGGCGAACCGGACCGGCACCCCGTCCAGGACCGCTGACGCCCCGTCGCCCGTCGTGGGCGCCGCCAGCACGACGTCCACGGATTCGCCCGACGCGGGCCTGTCCGGAGTGGGCCGGTCAGACCCTGGCCCGTCAGGCGCGAGGAGCACTACGGTGGGGTCCGGGTGCAGGCCGCGGGTCTGCTCGCGTACCTCGGTCATGGTGCTGTCCGGGGACACCCGCACCGGGAGGTCGCCGCGCGGGCCGCGCACGACGACGCAGGTCGCGGCCGACAGGCGGTGGCAGAGTACGGCGGCCACCGCCGCCACCAGGTCCAGACCGTCGTGGCCGGTCATGCCGTCACCAGCCCGGCCAGCGTGCGCGGCGTGGGATCGGCCGACAGCGTGTCCACCGGGATGCGCACCCCGAACCTGCGCTGCACCTGGGTGATCATGCGGATGAACAGCAGCGACTCACCGCCGAGGGTGAAGAAGTTCGCGTCCGGTCCGATCTCGGCAGAGCCGAGCATCCTGCCCCACAGCTCCATGATCTCCTTCACCACCTCGTTCTCGCCGTCGCCGGCGGGGGGCGGCGTCGGCTCCTGGGGGTCCGGGGCCGGGCGCGGCGGCGCGGCGTCGAGCCAGTGCCGGGTACGGGCGAACGGGTACGTGGGCAGCGCGACCCGCCGCGCCCCGCTCCCACCACGCACCGAGGCCCAGTCCACGGATGCTCCGGCGGTCCACAGCCCGCCGAGTCCGGCGAGCACGTCGCCGGCGTCCGCCCGCTGGGCCGGCCGGGGTTGCAGGGTGAATGCGGGCACCCGTCGCCCGCTCTGCCGGGCCAAGCCGGTCAGCGTGGTGCCCGGCCCGACCTCGACCAGGACCGGGTCGGGCAGGTCCAGCGCGGTCAGCAGCGCGTCGTGGTAGCGCACGGGGCTGCGCAACTGCGCGGCCCAGTAGCCCTCGGTGCGCGGCAGCCCCTTGCCGAGCAGCGTGCCGTCGACGCTGCTGACCACCGGGACCGTCCGGGGCCGCTGCGCGACGCGGTCGGCCTCGGCGGCGAGCAGCCGCGCCGCGTCGGCCATCATCCGCGAGTGGAAGGCGCGCCGCGCGGGCAACGCCCGGCACTGCACCCCGGCCGCGTCGAGGCGCTCCCGGAACACGGCTAGCTGCGCCACCGGCCCGGCCAACACCGTCAACTCGGGGGCGTTGCGCGCGGCCACGTCGAGGTCGTCCAGGCCCGCCAGCTGCTCCGTCAGGGCGGCCGGCGACGCGAGCACGGCCAGCATCCCGCCCTCGGGCGCGTCCTGCATCAGCCTGCCGCGGGTCGCGACCAGGCGCAGCATGTCGTCGGCGGCCATCTCACCGGCCAGCGCGGCGGCTGCGAACTCGCCGATCGAGTGGCCGACCATCGCGGCCGGGCGTACGCCCCACGACACCAGCAGCCTGCCGAGCGCGAGCTCGTGCAGCGCCAGTGCCGGCTGGGTGACGTCGGTGCGGTGCACGACCCCGTGCGGGTCGTCGTCGACCAGCGCGTCGCGCAGGTCCAGCCCCAGGACCGGGGCCAGCAGCCCCGCCCCGTGGTCGAGGTCCGCCCGGAAGGACGGGTAGCGGTCGTAGAGGCCCCGCGACATGGCGGGGAACTCCGCACCCTGCCCCGGGAACAGGAACACGACGCTCGGCCGGCGGGCGGCCTCGCGGACCGGCGCCCGGCGCAGCCGGACCAGCGCCGCGGGAACGTCGTGCGCGGCGACCGCGAGCCGGTGTGGGAAGTGCCTGCGGTACGTCTGCGACGTCAGCGCGACGTCGGCGACGGCCAGGTCGGGGCGCTGCCGCAGGTGCTCGCCCAGCTGTGCGGCAGCCTCGCGGACCGCCTCCGGGGCACGCCCGGACAGCACGATCAGCTCGGTGTGACCTTCGGCCGCGCCGGGATCGGGCTCAACCGGCCCGTCGGCCTCCTGGAGCACCACGTGGGCGTTGGTGCCGCCCAGACCGAAGGAGCTGACCGCCGCCCGGCGCGGCCCGTCGGCGTCCCACTGGCGGGCCACACTGTCCACGGTGAACGGGGTCGAGCCGTCGAGCAGCTCGGGCCGGGCCTGCTTGAGGCCGGCCAGTGGCGGGATCTGCCGGAAGTGCAGCGCCAGCGCGGCCTTGATCAGCCCGGTGACCCCGGCCGCCGCGTCGAGGTGGCCGACGTTGGCCTTGACCGAGCCGATCGAGCACGGCTGCTCGCCCCGACGGAACACCTCGGTCAGCGCCGACAGTTCGATCGCGTCGCCGACCTCGGTGGCGGTGCCGTGCGCCTCCAGGTAGCCGACGGTGGCGGGGTCGACGCCGGCGGAGGCGTACGCGCGGGTCAGCACGTCGACCTGCCCGGCGATGCCGGGCGCGGTGTAGCCGACCTTCATGCCGCCGTCGTTGTTCACCGCCGATCCCCTGATCAGGGCGTACACGGGGTCCCCGTCGCGGCGGGCGTCCTCGGCGCGCTTCAGCGCCACCATCGCGACACCGTTGCCGGGGACGGTTCCGGCGGCCGAGGCGTCGAAGGGCCGACACGCCCCGTCGGGCGACATGATGCCCTTCGTCTCGTAGAGGTAGCCGGCCTGTTGCGGCACGGCCACGCAGGCGCCGCCGGCGAGCGCGACGTCGGAGTCGCCGGTACGCAGGCTCTGGCAGGCCAGGTGCACCGCCACCAGCGAGGTCGAGCAGGCGGTCTGCACGGTGATCGCGGGACCGCCCAGGTCCAGCCGGTACGCGACCTTCGCGGCCAGGTGGTCCTTCTCGTTGCCCAGCACGACCGACAGCAGCCCCTGGGTCTCGACCAGGCCGGGCTGCGCGTACACGTGGTTGAGCGCGTAGTAGTTGAACCCGGCGCCGGCGAACACGCCGACCCGGCCGAAGGGCTGCCCGGTGGCCAGCCCGGCGGACTCCAGGGTGGCCCACGCCGTCTGCATCAGCAGCCGGTGCTGCGGGTCCATGGTCTCGGCCTCCCGCGGCGTGATGCCGAAGAAGGCGGCGTCGAACAGGTCCGGGTCGGCCAGCACACCGCGCGCCGGCACGTACGCGGGGTCGTCGAGCCGGTCCGCGGGCACGCCCGCGGCCAGCAGTTCGCCGCGGGTCAGCTCGCTGATCGTGATCTTCCCGGCGACCACGTTGGACCAGTACTCCCAGACGTCGGCGGCGCCCGGGAACCGGCCCGCCATGCCTACGATCGCGATGTCGCCGTTCATGAGGATGCGCCTGCTCCTTCGGTCTGGGTGTGCAGATGCCTGGCCAGCGTCTGGACGGTGGGGAAGCGGTAGAGGTCGGTCAGCGGGATGGTCCGGCCGGCCAGCCGCTCCTGGAGCAGCCGGCGCACGATCGCCAGCCGCAGCGACTCCCCGCCCACGTCGAAGAACGCCTCGTCGACGTCGAAGTCGTCGGTGCCGAGCGCCTCCACCCAGGCCCCCGTCACCAGCTCCTCGAACTCGACCAGCGACGCCGAGCGCTGGGCGGGGATCCGCGCCGACCGTCCCACCACCGCGTCGGCCGGCGTCGCGTCGGCCACCGCGGCGTCGGCGACCACCGCGTCGGCCGGCGGTACCCCGACCGACGTCGCGTCGGCCGGCTGCGGCACGCCGGCCAGCGCGCCCAGGGCCCGCAGGTCGACCTTGCCGTTGCGGTCGAGCGGGAACTCGGCCACCGTCACCCACTGCTGCGGCCGGGCGTAGGGGGCCAGCTCTGCCTCCACCGCCCGGCGTACGCCGGCCACGTCCAGGCCGCCGGGTCCGGGCTTGAGCGCGGCACACAGGCGTACGCCCGTCACCGGGTCGCCGGTGGTGAACACCACCGCGTCGCGCACCCCCGGCTGCGCCCGCAGCCTGCGCTCGACGTCGACCAGCTCGACCCGGTGCCCGGCGATCTTCACCTGACGGTCGTTGCGGCCCAGGAAACGCAGCTGCCCGTCCGCGCCCCAGCGCACCAGGTCCCCGGTGCGGTACAGGCGCACGCCGGGGTCGTCGTGCCGGACGAACGACGCGTCGGTGCGTACGGGGTCGTTGAGGTAGCCGTCGGCGAGCCCGGTGCCCGCCGTGCACAGCTCGCCGACCGCACCCGGCGGGACGGGACGCCCCGACGGATCGACGACGTACAGGTCGGTGCCGTGCACCGGCGTGCCGATCGGCAGCGGGTCCGGCGTCGCGTCGGCGTGGTCGACCGGGTACGTCGTGGTGAACGTGGTGTTCTCGGTGGGGCCGTAGGCGTTGGTGACGCGCAGCCCCGGGCAGGCCCGCAGCACCCGGCGCACGTGCGCCGGGGAGACCACGCCGCCGCCGGTGAACAGCTGCCGCAGCCCGGCGAACGCGTCCGGGCGGTGGTCGGCGACCAGGTGGAACACGCCCGAGGTGAGCCAGGCGTGGGTGATCCCGGCGGTGCGCAGGAACTCGGCCAGGCCGCTCGGTGTCGGTTCCCCGGGCGGGAACACCACCACCGTGTCGCCGTTGGCCAGCGGCACCAGCAGCTCCAACGTGGACGCGTCGAACGCCAGCGGGGACAGCCGTGTGATCCGCATGCCCGCCGGGTCGGCGAACAGGTCGGGATCGTCGGCCAGCCGCAGCACCGCCCGGTGCGGCACCACCACGCCCTTGGGCACCCCGGTGGAGCCCGACGTGAACGAGACGTACGCGGTCCGCGCCGGGTCGGTCGGGGCCGCCCCGACCGGGCGGTCGCCGCCGGTCTGCCCGGCCGGCGCCGGAACGCCCGGGCAGGCCAGGGCGCAGTCGGCGGCGCCCGACCACTCCGGGCCGGGCGCGTCCGCGCCGAGTCGGGCCCGTGGCGCGACGGCGGCGGCGAGGTGTGCCCGCCACTCGCCGGTGGCGTGCTGGTCGACCGCGACGTAGTACGCGCCCAGCCGCAGCACGCCCAGCACCGCCACCGCCTCGGCGGCCGAGCGTGGCAGCTCCAGGATCACCGCGTCGCCGGCGCGCACGCCGCACGCGTGCAGCAGCCCCGCCTGCGCGACCGCGTGCCCGTGCAGCTCACGGTAGGTCAGCGTGCGCCCGGTGTGCGTGTCGACCAGCGCGATCCGCTCGCCCGCGGACTCCGCGTGCGCCGCGAACCGGCTCCACACGTCGTCGGCCGTGTCGTGCGACCCGCCCGCGCCCAGCTCCCGCAGCCGGGCGTGCTGCCCCGCCGAGAGGGTCGTGACGTCGCGCAGGGCGGCGCCCGGAGCGGCGGCCAGCTCCCGCAGCGCGGCCCGGAACGACTCGGCCAGTTCCCCGGCGTCGGCGGCGGTGAGCGCCGAGGTCGCGTACTCCAGGGCGAAGCGCGGCCGGTCCGACCACGACTGTAGGTAGAGCAGCGCGTCGAACACCGCGCCGTGACAGTGGCCCTCGTGCACCCGCCAGCCGCGCCCGCCGACGACCAGCTCGTCGGGCACCAGCTCGTGGTGGGCGGCGAAGCCGAACTGTGCCAGCGGGTTGCGGCCGGGGTCGGTGGCGACACCGAGCCCCGAGACGACCCGCTCGAACGGCACGTCGGCGTCGGCGGCGGCTTCGGCCAGCGACGCGGCGACACCGCGTACGTAGTCCCGCGCGCTGACGTCGTCAGCGGTCGCGCAGCGCACCGGTACGACCCGGGTGCACAGACCCACGATGTCGGCCATGTCCGCCTCGAACCGGCCCGCCGCCGGCACTCCGAGCACCAGGTCGGTCAGGCCCGCCCGGCGGGACGCGGCCAACGCCCACGCCGCCATGGCCACCGACGTCACCGTCACCCGGCAGTGCCGGGCCAGCTCGGTCGCGGCCCGCGTCGTCGCCGCGTCGAGGTGGAAGTGCAGGCGCTCGCCCCGACCGTCGGCCTCGACGACCGGTGGGAGGTCGGTGGGCAGCGCCACCGTCGACGGCGCGCCGTCCAGCCGGGCCGCGATCCGGGTCAGCGCGTCGTCCAGCGCCCCGGACGCCTCCCGCGCGGCCAGCCGCGAGCCGACCCAGTCCGGTGACGGCGCCGCACCCGCCGGACCGGCACCGGCGTAGAACTCGGCGAACTCGCGCCACAGCACCCCGATGCTCCAGCCGTCGCTGATCGTGTGGTGCACCAGCATGGTCAGCAGGTCGCGGCGCCCGGCGCGGGTCAGCACGAAGACGACCGGCGGCTGTTCGAAGGGGCGCAGCAACCGCGCGGCCGAGCGGCCGTACAGGTCGTGCACGGCGCGTACCGGGTCGTCGTCGGGCAGCGTCTGGTGCAGCAGCCGCGGCTCGTACGGCGCGGGCAGCACGATTCGGGCCTGGCGCGGATCGCGGACGAAGCGGGTGCGCAGCGTCTCGTGCCGGGTCGCCAGCTCCCGCAGCGCCGACCGGGTCCGGGCCGCGTCGAGCGGCCCGTCCGCCTCCAGCGTGAACATCAGGTGGTACGGCGCGTCCCGGTCCAGCAGGTGCGCGGCCAGCATGGACCGCTGGCCGGGCAGCAGCTCCAGCTCGGTGGGCCGCCGCGCGGCCACCGGCGGCGCGGTGTCCACGTGCTCCACCGCGCCGGCCAGCGCATGCGCCAGTGGCAGCGCCGACAGCAGCCGGGCGCTGTCCACGTGCGCCCGCAGCTCACGCTGGCCCAGCGAGACCAGGGCGATGGCCTGTAGCGAGGTGCCGCCCAGCGCGACGAACGACTCGGTGCCCGCCGACTCCCGCAGCTGTCCGGGCGGGAGACCGAGCACCCGCGCGGCGAGCGGCGTCCAGTCGGT
This window harbors:
- a CDS encoding non-ribosomal peptide synthetase, whose product is MTGHDGLDLVAAVAAVLCHRLSAATCVVVRGPRGDLPVRVSPDSTMTEVREQTRGLHPDPTVVLLAPDGPGSDRPTPDRPASGESVDVVLAAPTTGDGASAVLDGVPVRFARYHGDPEYLRERLDTLCAWLTAHPDRPVREAALVGPVERGTLLGFNPAPTPAPRTPVHETICRQAERTPDAVALRGGGRDRSYRQLLDEAAALAGRLRAEGVGPGSVVGLCAERSPEMVVAVLGVLLAGGAYLPLDPSHPRLRLDLMLGAADAVLVLADEAGRAALGCGGTPSVPVRPLAGGDLPAAPVDWRDYRAPEEVVRGLSYVIFTSGSTGAPKGVQMTHLSLANRLVWMRDAYRVGPGDVVLLKTPYTFDVSVWELLWAFMTGATLVTAEAQAHRDPQEMVDVIARESVTTVHFVPSMLALFVEEAGLGRCTGLRRVICSGEALPPKLVNKLTAALPQVEVHNLYGPTEAAIDVTAWPCRRPEPDDTVPIGRPITNVAAYVLDERGELAPLGRPGELVVGGDCLARGYAGRPDLTAERFVEVDVAGWRQRVYRTGDLAWWSPDGHLHYGGRIDTQVKIRGQRVELGEIESVLNRHPPVANSVVLLRDDLGAAATLVAYVVPERDADPAAVAEPALRALMARQLPEHMVPLRYVVLPELPATANGKVDRRALPAPPARIRRRVAPVDTVPSAAPGRSRGSDRTLGPAPPVQYRPS
- a CDS encoding type I polyketide synthase, producing MNGDIAIVGMAGRFPGAADVWEYWSNVVAGKITISELTRGELLAAGVPADRLDDPAYVPARGVLADPDLFDAAFFGITPREAETMDPQHRLLMQTAWATLESAGLATGQPFGRVGVFAGAGFNYYALNHVYAQPGLVETQGLLSVVLGNEKDHLAAKVAYRLDLGGPAITVQTACSTSLVAVHLACQSLRTGDSDVALAGGACVAVPQQAGYLYETKGIMSPDGACRPFDASAAGTVPGNGVAMVALKRAEDARRDGDPVYALIRGSAVNNDGGMKVGYTAPGIAGQVDVLTRAYASAGVDPATVGYLEAHGTATEVGDAIELSALTEVFRRGEQPCSIGSVKANVGHLDAAAGVTGLIKAALALHFRQIPPLAGLKQARPELLDGSTPFTVDSVARQWDADGPRRAAVSSFGLGGTNAHVVLQEADGPVEPDPGAAEGHTELIVLSGRAPEAVREAAAQLGEHLRQRPDLAVADVALTSQTYRRHFPHRLAVAAHDVPAALVRLRRAPVREAARRPSVVFLFPGQGAEFPAMSRGLYDRYPSFRADLDHGAGLLAPVLGLDLRDALVDDDPHGVVHRTDVTQPALALHELALGRLLVSWGVRPAAMVGHSIGEFAAAALAGEMAADDMLRLVATRGRLMQDAPEGGMLAVLASPAALTEQLAGLDDLDVAARNAPELTVLAGPVAQLAVFRERLDAAGVQCRALPARRAFHSRMMADAARLLAAEADRVAQRPRTVPVVSSVDGTLLGKGLPRTEGYWAAQLRSPVRYHDALLTALDLPDPVLVEVGPGTTLTGLARQSGRRVPAFTLQPRPAQRADAGDVLAGLGGLWTAGASVDWASVRGGSGARRVALPTYPFARTRHWLDAAPPRPAPDPQEPTPPPAGDGENEVVKEIMELWGRMLGSAEIGPDANFFTLGGESLLFIRMITQVQRRFGVRIPVDTLSADPTPRTLAGLVTA
- a CDS encoding non-ribosomal peptide synthetase; its protein translation is MAAPDLTDWTPLAARVLGLPPGQLRESAGTESFVALGGTSLQAIALVSLGQRELRAHVDSARLLSALPLAHALAGAVEHVDTAPPVAARRPTELELLPGQRSMLAAHLLDRDAPYHLMFTLEADGPLDAARTRSALRELATRHETLRTRFVRDPRQARIVLPAPYEPRLLHQTLPDDDPVRAVHDLYGRSAARLLRPFEQPPVVFVLTRAGRRDLLTMLVHHTISDGWSIGVLWREFAEFYAGAGPAGAAPSPDWVGSRLAAREASGALDDALTRIAARLDGAPSTVALPTDLPPVVEADGRGERLHFHLDAATTRAATELARHCRVTVTSVAMAAWALAASRRAGLTDLVLGVPAAGRFEADMADIVGLCTRVVPVRCATADDVSARDYVRGVAASLAEAAADADVPFERVVSGLGVATDPGRNPLAQFGFAAHHELVPDELVVGGRGWRVHEGHCHGAVFDALLYLQSWSDRPRFALEYATSALTAADAGELAESFRAALRELAAAPGAALRDVTTLSAGQHARLRELGAGGSHDTADDVWSRFAAHAESAGERIALVDTHTGRTLTYRELHGHAVAQAGLLHACGVRAGDAVILELPRSAAEAVAVLGVLRLGAYYVAVDQHATGEWRAHLAAAVAPRARLGADAPGPEWSGAADCALACPGVPAPAGQTGGDRPVGAAPTDPARTAYVSFTSGSTGVPKGVVVPHRAVLRLADDPDLFADPAGMRITRLSPLAFDASTLELLVPLANGDTVVVFPPGEPTPSGLAEFLRTAGITHAWLTSGVFHLVADHRPDAFAGLRQLFTGGGVVSPAHVRRVLRACPGLRVTNAYGPTENTTFTTTYPVDHADATPDPLPIGTPVHGTDLYVVDPSGRPVPPGAVGELCTAGTGLADGYLNDPVRTDASFVRHDDPGVRLYRTGDLVRWGADGQLRFLGRNDRQVKIAGHRVELVDVERRLRAQPGVRDAVVFTTGDPVTGVRLCAALKPGPGGLDVAGVRRAVEAELAPYARPQQWVTVAEFPLDRNGKVDLRALGALAGVPQPADATSVGVPPADAVVADAAVADATPADAVVGRSARIPAQRSASLVEFEELVTGAWVEALGTDDFDVDEAFFDVGGESLRLAIVRRLLQERLAGRTIPLTDLYRFPTVQTLARHLHTQTEGAGASS